Proteins encoded together in one Panthera uncia isolate 11264 chromosome A2, Puncia_PCG_1.0, whole genome shotgun sequence window:
- the HNRNPA2B1 gene encoding heterogeneous nuclear ribonucleoproteins A2/B1 isoform X3: MEKTLETVPLERKKREKEQFRKLFIGGLSFETTEESLRNYYEQWGKLTDCVVMRDPASKRSRGFGFVTFSSMAEVDAAMAARPHSIDGRVVEPKRAVAREESGKPGAHVTVKKLFVGGIKEDTEEHHLRDYFEEYGKIDTIEIITDRQSGKKRGFGFVTFDDHDPVDKIVLQKYHTINGHNAEVRKALSRQEMQEVQSSRSGRGGNFGFGDSRGGGGNFGPGPGSNFRGGSDGYGSGRGFGDGYNGYGGGPGGNYGSGNYNDFGNYNQQPSNYGPMKSGNFGGSRNMGGPYGGGNYGPGGSGGSGGYGGRSRY; encoded by the exons aaaACTTTAGAAACTGTTCCTTTGGAGAGGAAAAAG agagaaaaggaacagtTCCGTAAACTTTTTATTGGTGGCTTGAGCTTTGAAACCACAGAAGAAAGTTTGAGGAACTACTACGAGCAATGGGGGAAACTTACAGACTGTGTG gtcatgaGAGATCCTGCAAGCAAAAGATCAAGAGGATTTGGTTTTGTAACTTTTTCGTCCATGGCTGAGGTTGATGCTGCCATGGCTGCAAGACCTCATTCAATTGATGGGAGAGTGGTTGAGCCAAAACGTGCTGTTGCAAGAGAG gaATCTGGAAAGCCAGGGGCTCACGTAACTGTGAAGAAGCTGTTTGTTGGTGGAATTAAAGAAGATACTGAGGAACATCATCTTAGAGATTACTTCGAAGAGTATGGAAAGATTGATACCATTGAGATAATTACTGATAGGCAGTCTGGAAAGAAAAGAGGCTTTGGATTTGTTACCTTTGATGATCATGATCCCGTGGATAAGATTGTGT TGCAGAAATATCATACCATCAATGGTCATAATGCAGAAGTAAGAAAGGCTTTGTCTAGACAAGAAATGCAGGAAGTCCAGAGTTCTAGAAGTGGAAGAGGAG GCAACTTCGGTTTTGGAGATTCtcgtggtggtggtggaaatTTTGGACCAGGCCCGGGAAGTAACTTTAGAGGAGGATCTG ATGGATATGGAAGTGGTCGCGGATTTGGGGATGGCTATAATGGGTATGGAGGAGGACCTGGAG GAAATTACGGAAGTGGAAATTACAATGATTTTGGAAATTATAACCAGCAACCTTCTAACTATGGTCCAATGAAGAGTGGAAACTTTGGTGGTAGCAGGAACATGGGGGGACCATATGGTGGAG GAAACTATGGTCCTGGAGGCAGTGGAGGAAGTGGGGGTTATGGAGGGAGAAGCCGATATTGA
- the HNRNPA2B1 gene encoding heterogeneous nuclear ribonucleoproteins A2/B1 isoform X2, producing MEREKEQFRKLFIGGLSFETTEESLRNYYEQWGKLTDCVVMRDPASKRSRGFGFVTFSSMAEVDAAMAARPHSIDGRVVEPKRAVAREESGKPGAHVTVKKLFVGGIKEDTEEHHLRDYFEEYGKIDTIEIITDRQSGKKRGFGFVTFDDHDPVDKIVLQKYHTINGHNAEVRKALSRQEMQEVQSSRSGRGGNFGFGDSRGGGGNFGPGPGSNFRGGSDGYGSGRGFGDGYNGYGGGPGGGNFGGSPGYGGGRGGYGGGGPGYGNQGGGYGGGYDNYGGGNYGSGNYNDFGNYNQQPSNYGPMKSGNFGGSRNMGGPYGGGNYGPGGSGGSGGYGGRSRY from the exons agagaaaaggaacagtTCCGTAAACTTTTTATTGGTGGCTTGAGCTTTGAAACCACAGAAGAAAGTTTGAGGAACTACTACGAGCAATGGGGGAAACTTACAGACTGTGTG gtcatgaGAGATCCTGCAAGCAAAAGATCAAGAGGATTTGGTTTTGTAACTTTTTCGTCCATGGCTGAGGTTGATGCTGCCATGGCTGCAAGACCTCATTCAATTGATGGGAGAGTGGTTGAGCCAAAACGTGCTGTTGCAAGAGAG gaATCTGGAAAGCCAGGGGCTCACGTAACTGTGAAGAAGCTGTTTGTTGGTGGAATTAAAGAAGATACTGAGGAACATCATCTTAGAGATTACTTCGAAGAGTATGGAAAGATTGATACCATTGAGATAATTACTGATAGGCAGTCTGGAAAGAAAAGAGGCTTTGGATTTGTTACCTTTGATGATCATGATCCCGTGGATAAGATTGTGT TGCAGAAATATCATACCATCAATGGTCATAATGCAGAAGTAAGAAAGGCTTTGTCTAGACAAGAAATGCAGGAAGTCCAGAGTTCTAGAAGTGGAAGAGGAG GCAACTTCGGTTTTGGAGATTCtcgtggtggtggtggaaatTTTGGACCAGGCCCGGGAAGTAACTTTAGAGGAGGATCTG ATGGATATGGAAGTGGTCGCGGATTTGGGGATGGCTATAATGGGTATGGAGGAGGACCTGGAG GTGGCAATTTTGGAGGTAGCCCTGGttatggaggaggaagaggaggatatGGTGGTGGAGGACCTGGATATGGCAACCAGGGTGGGGGCTACGGAGGTGGTTATGACAACTATGGAGGAG GAAATTACGGAAGTGGAAATTACAATGATTTTGGAAATTATAACCAGCAACCTTCTAACTATGGTCCAATGAAGAGTGGAAACTTTGGTGGTAGCAGGAACATGGGGGGACCATATGGTGGAG GAAACTATGGTCCTGGAGGCAGTGGAGGAAGTGGGGGTTATGGAGGGAGAAGCCGATATTGA
- the HNRNPA2B1 gene encoding heterogeneous nuclear ribonucleoproteins A2/B1 isoform X4: protein MEKTLETVPLERKKREKEQFRKLFIGGLSFETTEESLRNYYEQWGKLTDCVVMRDPASKRSRGFGFVTFSSMAEVDAAMAARPHSIDGRVVEPKRAVAREESGKPGAHVTVKKLFVGGIKEDTEEHHLRDYFEEYGKIDTIEIITDRQSGKKRGFGFVTFDDHDPVDKIVLQKYHTINGHNAEVRKALSRQEMQEVQSSRSGRGGNFGFGDSRGGGGNFGPGPGSNFRGGSGNYGSGNYNDFGNYNQQPSNYGPMKSGNFGGSRNMGGPYGGGNYGPGGSGGSGGYGGRSRY, encoded by the exons aaaACTTTAGAAACTGTTCCTTTGGAGAGGAAAAAG agagaaaaggaacagtTCCGTAAACTTTTTATTGGTGGCTTGAGCTTTGAAACCACAGAAGAAAGTTTGAGGAACTACTACGAGCAATGGGGGAAACTTACAGACTGTGTG gtcatgaGAGATCCTGCAAGCAAAAGATCAAGAGGATTTGGTTTTGTAACTTTTTCGTCCATGGCTGAGGTTGATGCTGCCATGGCTGCAAGACCTCATTCAATTGATGGGAGAGTGGTTGAGCCAAAACGTGCTGTTGCAAGAGAG gaATCTGGAAAGCCAGGGGCTCACGTAACTGTGAAGAAGCTGTTTGTTGGTGGAATTAAAGAAGATACTGAGGAACATCATCTTAGAGATTACTTCGAAGAGTATGGAAAGATTGATACCATTGAGATAATTACTGATAGGCAGTCTGGAAAGAAAAGAGGCTTTGGATTTGTTACCTTTGATGATCATGATCCCGTGGATAAGATTGTGT TGCAGAAATATCATACCATCAATGGTCATAATGCAGAAGTAAGAAAGGCTTTGTCTAGACAAGAAATGCAGGAAGTCCAGAGTTCTAGAAGTGGAAGAGGAG GCAACTTCGGTTTTGGAGATTCtcgtggtggtggtggaaatTTTGGACCAGGCCCGGGAAGTAACTTTAGAGGAGGATCTG GAAATTACGGAAGTGGAAATTACAATGATTTTGGAAATTATAACCAGCAACCTTCTAACTATGGTCCAATGAAGAGTGGAAACTTTGGTGGTAGCAGGAACATGGGGGGACCATATGGTGGAG GAAACTATGGTCCTGGAGGCAGTGGAGGAAGTGGGGGTTATGGAGGGAGAAGCCGATATTGA
- the HNRNPA2B1 gene encoding heterogeneous nuclear ribonucleoproteins A2/B1 isoform X1, whose protein sequence is MEKTLETVPLERKKREKEQFRKLFIGGLSFETTEESLRNYYEQWGKLTDCVVMRDPASKRSRGFGFVTFSSMAEVDAAMAARPHSIDGRVVEPKRAVAREESGKPGAHVTVKKLFVGGIKEDTEEHHLRDYFEEYGKIDTIEIITDRQSGKKRGFGFVTFDDHDPVDKIVLQKYHTINGHNAEVRKALSRQEMQEVQSSRSGRGGNFGFGDSRGGGGNFGPGPGSNFRGGSDGYGSGRGFGDGYNGYGGGPGGGNFGGSPGYGGGRGGYGGGGPGYGNQGGGYGGGYDNYGGGNYGSGNYNDFGNYNQQPSNYGPMKSGNFGGSRNMGGPYGGGNYGPGGSGGSGGYGGRSRY, encoded by the exons aaaACTTTAGAAACTGTTCCTTTGGAGAGGAAAAAG agagaaaaggaacagtTCCGTAAACTTTTTATTGGTGGCTTGAGCTTTGAAACCACAGAAGAAAGTTTGAGGAACTACTACGAGCAATGGGGGAAACTTACAGACTGTGTG gtcatgaGAGATCCTGCAAGCAAAAGATCAAGAGGATTTGGTTTTGTAACTTTTTCGTCCATGGCTGAGGTTGATGCTGCCATGGCTGCAAGACCTCATTCAATTGATGGGAGAGTGGTTGAGCCAAAACGTGCTGTTGCAAGAGAG gaATCTGGAAAGCCAGGGGCTCACGTAACTGTGAAGAAGCTGTTTGTTGGTGGAATTAAAGAAGATACTGAGGAACATCATCTTAGAGATTACTTCGAAGAGTATGGAAAGATTGATACCATTGAGATAATTACTGATAGGCAGTCTGGAAAGAAAAGAGGCTTTGGATTTGTTACCTTTGATGATCATGATCCCGTGGATAAGATTGTGT TGCAGAAATATCATACCATCAATGGTCATAATGCAGAAGTAAGAAAGGCTTTGTCTAGACAAGAAATGCAGGAAGTCCAGAGTTCTAGAAGTGGAAGAGGAG GCAACTTCGGTTTTGGAGATTCtcgtggtggtggtggaaatTTTGGACCAGGCCCGGGAAGTAACTTTAGAGGAGGATCTG ATGGATATGGAAGTGGTCGCGGATTTGGGGATGGCTATAATGGGTATGGAGGAGGACCTGGAG GTGGCAATTTTGGAGGTAGCCCTGGttatggaggaggaagaggaggatatGGTGGTGGAGGACCTGGATATGGCAACCAGGGTGGGGGCTACGGAGGTGGTTATGACAACTATGGAGGAG GAAATTACGGAAGTGGAAATTACAATGATTTTGGAAATTATAACCAGCAACCTTCTAACTATGGTCCAATGAAGAGTGGAAACTTTGGTGGTAGCAGGAACATGGGGGGACCATATGGTGGAG GAAACTATGGTCCTGGAGGCAGTGGAGGAAGTGGGGGTTATGGAGGGAGAAGCCGATATTGA